A DNA window from Providencia huaxiensis contains the following coding sequences:
- the arsD gene encoding arsenite efflux transporter metallochaperone ArsD, producing MKKLEVFDPALCCSTGVCGTEVDQALVDFATDVDWLKKQGASIRRFNLAQEPMEFVNNTKAKTFLETAGAESLPLLILDGEIVLTGRYPKRHELARWFGIRPNIEKAEIVKSCCGNGKTCC from the coding sequence ATGAAAAAATTAGAAGTATTTGATCCCGCATTATGCTGTAGCACTGGTGTTTGCGGAACCGAAGTCGATCAAGCATTGGTAGACTTCGCAACAGATGTGGATTGGTTAAAAAAACAAGGGGCAAGTATAAGGCGTTTTAATTTAGCGCAAGAGCCTATGGAGTTCGTTAACAACACAAAAGCAAAAACATTTTTGGAAACCGCAGGCGCCGAGTCACTTCCACTATTGATTCTTGATGGTGAGATTGTGCTGACTGGTCGATACCCAAAACGACATGAGCTAGCAAGATGGTTTGGTATTCGGCCGAATATTGAAAAAGCCGAAATTGTTAAATCGTGTTGTGGTAATGGTAAAACGTGTTGTTAA
- a CDS encoding metalloregulator ArsR/SmtB family transcription factor, with amino-acid sequence MEPLLLFKILADQTRLDIVLLLKASGELCVCDIYTALNLSQPKTSRHLAMLRESGLLLDSKHGKWVHYRLSPALLPWVKSIIDVTYATEKNRVADLLKSLETKEPASSCSI; translated from the coding sequence ATGGAACCACTACTGCTGTTTAAAATTTTAGCCGACCAAACCAGACTGGATATCGTGCTACTGCTAAAAGCATCTGGTGAACTGTGTGTTTGCGACATCTATACGGCCTTGAATTTATCGCAACCAAAGACTTCTCGACATCTAGCAATGCTTAGAGAGTCGGGTCTTTTGCTCGATTCAAAACATGGTAAATGGGTTCATTATCGATTATCTCCAGCATTACTACCGTGGGTGAAAAGTATCATTGATGTCACCTATGCCACAGAGAAAAATAGAGTTGCAGATTTACTCAAAAGCTTAGAGACAAAAGAACCTGCGAGTAGCTGTTCTATATAA
- a CDS encoding SulP family inorganic anion transporter: MLLSSSRQDWLGNIRGDVLAGIVVALALIPEAIAFSIIAGVDPKVGLYAAFSIAVIIAFIGGRPGMISSATGAMALLMVVLVKEHGLQYLLAATVLTGIFQVIAGYLKLGNLMRFVSRSVVTGFVNALAILIFLAQLPELTNVSWHVYAMTAAGLGIIYLFPLVNKTIPSPLVCIVVLTIISIWLGLDIRTVGDMGVLPDSLPIFLLPDIPLNIETLLIILPYSLALAVVGLLESMMTATIVDDLTDTTSDKNRECKGQGIANIATAFIGGMAGCAMIGQSIINIKSGGRGRLSTLVAGVVLLLMVVFLNDWVSKIPMAALVAVMIMVSIGTFSWQSLADIRVHPLSTSIVMIATVIVVVWTHNLAYGVLVGVLIAALNFANKVARYMTVTSRLDRKVRHYEVRGQIFFATSERFVNVFDFKEDIDKAIIDVNHAHFWDITSVSALDKVVIKFRREGIDIEIKGMNEATATLVDKFGIHDDPEKIEKFMGGH, encoded by the coding sequence ATGCTTTTGTCCTCCTCTCGTCAGGACTGGCTGGGTAACATCCGTGGGGATGTCCTAGCCGGTATTGTTGTTGCTTTAGCGTTAATTCCTGAAGCCATCGCATTTTCAATTATTGCAGGCGTCGACCCCAAAGTTGGGTTATACGCCGCATTTTCTATTGCGGTAATTATCGCTTTTATCGGGGGGCGCCCCGGCATGATTTCATCGGCAACTGGTGCAATGGCACTTTTAATGGTCGTTCTGGTGAAAGAACATGGCCTTCAGTACCTATTAGCTGCGACGGTATTAACCGGGATATTTCAAGTTATCGCAGGATATTTAAAGCTCGGTAATTTAATGCGATTTGTTTCACGTTCGGTGGTAACGGGATTTGTTAATGCGCTGGCTATCTTGATTTTTTTAGCGCAACTCCCTGAATTAACCAATGTGAGTTGGCATGTTTATGCAATGACCGCGGCAGGCTTAGGGATTATCTATCTGTTTCCATTAGTCAATAAAACCATTCCGTCTCCATTAGTGTGTATTGTTGTATTAACGATAATTTCAATATGGCTTGGTCTTGATATCCGAACGGTTGGTGATATGGGCGTTCTGCCTGACAGTTTGCCTATCTTTCTTTTGCCCGATATTCCCTTGAATATTGAAACGCTACTTATCATATTACCCTACTCATTAGCGCTTGCTGTTGTTGGCTTATTGGAATCAATGATGACTGCAACGATTGTGGATGATTTGACGGATACAACCAGTGATAAAAATCGAGAATGTAAAGGGCAAGGCATTGCCAATATAGCCACTGCATTTATTGGCGGGATGGCAGGATGTGCGATGATCGGTCAATCCATTATCAATATAAAATCGGGTGGCCGAGGTCGATTATCGACACTGGTTGCGGGTGTTGTTTTATTACTAATGGTGGTTTTTCTTAATGATTGGGTATCAAAAATCCCTATGGCGGCGTTAGTTGCTGTGATGATTATGGTGTCAATTGGGACCTTTTCTTGGCAATCCCTTGCCGATATACGAGTCCATCCGCTATCGACCAGCATCGTTATGATAGCCACCGTCATTGTTGTCGTTTGGACCCATAATCTGGCTTACGGGGTACTTGTCGGGGTGCTCATCGCAGCGCTTAATTTTGCCAATAAAGTCGCGAGATACATGACAGTTACATCAAGACTAGACAGAAAGGTACGTCATTATGAAGTTCGGGGACAAATTTTCTTTGCCACATCGGAACGCTTTGTTAATGTCTTTGATTTTAAAGAAGACATTGATAAAGCGATTATTGATGTGAATCATGCTCATTTTTGGGATATCACTTCCGTCAGCGCGTTAGATAAAGTGGTGATTAAGTTTCGACGTGAAGGCATTGATATTGAAATTAAGGGGATGAATGAAGCCACTGCAACGTTGGTTGATAAGTTTGGTATTCATGACGACCCGGAAAAAATTGAAAAATTCATGGGAGGTCATTAA
- a CDS encoding ATP-binding cassette domain-containing protein, with protein MLKRLLYTVRNAIFWMTLSAVLEGVSGLFLFVVILDWHLHTTVPLTLFALSSLSALAVTFIATQKGYFAGGLVMRYLATALIRHLPLSLQPISNSNQLISGPVSQVMSVPAHLLHPIISGLVTPCTIVIGALIYQSSFGAILLFIISILLISLRFSATKVAFFEQAVHESEQQAVSALNQYALHQPLIRRSSAHHEQLHPKLALASQYQTQKQLQRRSLPFHLLFSLMVQTAFITLFGFCIYLVDHAKMPLNMWLAGLVLLARLIEPMWLLSHLDQSIRQMKKAVQQIEKALQTPVLVFPYRTSAPTINSVSCEQLSFYSDNKKCILQNINLTFKEHTLTVIVGPSGAGKSTLLGLLARLQDPTQGCVNYGSQNIKTLSQAVLCASRGILLQDSRLFYGSVRQNLILDDDNIDDRAISTLLTQLNFTANHEFLEKEVGAGGMQLSGGQRQRLCIARLMLQHPDIILMDEPTASLDNVNTASVIDLITQAKQQTRVIVTHLPNLARQADSIVYMENGNVIAQGTHPELMANIPWYQQFIQQTPKT; from the coding sequence GTGCTTAAGCGTTTATTGTACACAGTACGTAATGCCATATTTTGGATGACGCTAAGCGCTGTTTTAGAGGGCGTTAGCGGGTTATTTTTATTTGTTGTTATTTTAGATTGGCACCTTCATACCACAGTACCATTAACCCTTTTCGCTCTTTCTAGTTTATCTGCATTAGCCGTAACATTTATCGCCACTCAAAAAGGCTATTTTGCTGGGGGATTAGTGATGCGTTATCTTGCCACGGCACTTATTCGCCATCTGCCGCTTTCATTACAACCCATATCAAACAGTAATCAGCTAATTTCAGGGCCTGTTTCACAAGTTATGTCTGTGCCCGCACATTTATTACACCCAATTATCAGTGGGTTAGTAACACCCTGCACTATCGTGATTGGTGCTTTAATTTATCAAAGTAGTTTTGGTGCCATTTTACTATTTATAATCAGTATTTTATTAATATCCTTACGTTTTTCCGCCACTAAAGTTGCTTTTTTTGAGCAAGCCGTTCATGAGTCAGAACAACAAGCAGTGAGTGCACTCAACCAATATGCCCTCCACCAGCCATTAATTCGTCGCTCAAGTGCTCACCATGAGCAACTGCACCCTAAACTTGCCTTAGCGTCCCAATATCAAACTCAAAAACAACTACAACGAAGAAGTTTGCCATTTCACTTATTATTTTCATTGATGGTGCAAACTGCGTTTATTACGCTCTTTGGATTCTGTATTTATTTAGTTGATCATGCAAAGATGCCACTAAATATGTGGCTAGCAGGGTTAGTTTTATTAGCTCGCTTAATTGAACCTATGTGGCTGCTTTCTCATTTAGACCAATCAATTAGACAGATGAAAAAAGCAGTTCAACAAATCGAGAAAGCCTTGCAGACTCCAGTGTTGGTGTTTCCTTATCGTACATCAGCGCCCACCATCAATAGCGTTAGCTGTGAACAATTATCATTTTACAGTGATAATAAAAAATGCATTCTGCAAAATATAAACCTTACTTTTAAGGAACATACGCTTACTGTCATTGTAGGCCCATCAGGAGCAGGGAAAAGTACATTATTAGGCTTGCTTGCTCGCTTACAAGACCCAACACAGGGCTGTGTGAATTATGGTAGTCAAAATATTAAAACCCTATCACAAGCAGTGTTGTGCGCTAGCCGGGGGATCTTACTACAAGACAGCCGTTTATTTTACGGTAGCGTACGCCAAAACTTGATACTTGATGATGATAATATTGATGACCGGGCTATCAGCACATTACTGACACAACTTAATTTTACAGCCAATCATGAGTTCTTAGAGAAAGAGGTTGGTGCCGGTGGTATGCAACTTTCTGGCGGCCAAAGGCAACGACTGTGTATTGCGAGGCTAATGCTACAGCACCCTGACATCATTTTAATGGATGAACCAACGGCAAGCCTTGATAACGTCAATACCGCCTCAGTGATTGACCTTATAACTCAAGCCAAACAGCAAACACGGGTCATCGTCACCCACCTGCCCAATCTTGCACGCCAAGCAGACTCTATTGTGTATATGGAGAACGGGAACGTGATCGCTCAGGGGACACATCCCGAATTAATGGCGAATATCCCGTGGTACCAACAGTTTATACAACAAACGCCTAAGACATAG
- a CDS encoding arsenic transporter yields the protein MFIAAFIFILTITFVIWQPKGLGIGWSATAGAVLALIFGVISFQDIPIVWNIVWNATATFVAVIIISLLLDESGFFEWAALHVAKWGGGKGKLLFSYIVLLGATVAALFANDGAALILTPIVIAMLLALGFNKGTTLAFVMAAGFIADTASLPLIVSNLVNIVSADFFNIGFTEYASIMVPVDIAAIIATLAMLHWFFRKDIPKQYDVTKLSEPTLAIKDMTTFKAGWLVLVLLLIGFFVLEPLGLPVSAIAAIGALILWVIAARGHTINTQKVLRGAPWQIVIFSLGMYLVVYGLRNAGLTDYLSETLNYLADKGLWAATIGTGFITAFLSSIMNNMPTVLIGALSIEGSEASGLIQQAMVYANVIGADLGPKITPIGSLATLLWLHVLSQKNMSITWGYYFKTGIIMTLPVLTVTLVALVLRLSLLN from the coding sequence ATGTTTATTGCCGCATTCATTTTTATTTTAACGATCACCTTTGTTATTTGGCAGCCCAAAGGACTGGGTATTGGCTGGAGTGCTACAGCAGGGGCTGTATTGGCACTGATCTTTGGTGTGATCAGTTTTCAAGACATCCCGATTGTTTGGAACATTGTTTGGAATGCCACGGCGACATTTGTCGCCGTAATTATCATTAGCCTACTTTTAGATGAAAGTGGTTTCTTTGAATGGGCGGCATTACATGTTGCCAAGTGGGGCGGGGGTAAAGGAAAACTGTTATTCAGTTATATCGTGTTACTTGGTGCAACGGTTGCGGCCTTATTTGCCAATGATGGCGCAGCATTGATATTAACGCCCATTGTGATTGCGATGTTATTGGCACTTGGTTTCAACAAAGGCACGACATTAGCCTTTGTCATGGCTGCCGGGTTTATTGCAGATACGGCGAGCTTGCCGCTGATTGTTTCGAACCTCGTGAATATCGTTTCTGCGGACTTCTTTAATATTGGATTTACTGAATATGCATCGATTATGGTCCCAGTGGATATTGCAGCAATTATTGCAACATTAGCGATGCTGCATTGGTTTTTCCGCAAAGATATTCCTAAACAATATGATGTTACCAAACTGAGTGAACCGACTTTAGCCATTAAGGACATGACAACGTTTAAAGCAGGTTGGCTGGTATTGGTACTGCTACTTATTGGTTTCTTTGTCTTAGAACCATTAGGTCTTCCAGTGAGTGCAATTGCGGCTATTGGCGCCTTAATTCTTTGGGTGATTGCAGCCAGAGGCCATACGATTAATACCCAAAAAGTATTACGTGGCGCACCGTGGCAAATCGTCATTTTCTCTTTAGGTATGTACTTGGTTGTTTATGGTTTAAGAAATGCAGGGTTAACCGATTATCTTTCTGAAACGCTCAATTACCTTGCAGACAAAGGGTTATGGGCAGCAACAATTGGTACGGGATTTATAACTGCATTTTTATCCTCAATAATGAATAATATGCCAACGGTATTAATTGGTGCTTTATCCATTGAAGGGAGTGAAGCGTCAGGGCTAATTCAACAAGCAATGGTTTATGCCAATGTGATTGGTGCCGATTTGGGGCCTAAGATTACACCTATAGGGAGTTTGGCGACGTTGCTGTGGCTGCATGTTTTATCACAAAAGAACATGAGCATTACATGGGGATACTATTTTAAAACAGGGATCATCATGACACTCCCTGTACTTACCGTCACTCTCGTTGCTTTAGTGCTTCGACTTTCACTGTTAAATTAA
- the arsA gene encoding arsenical pump-driving ATPase, which produces MKFLDNTPNYLFFTGKGGVGKTSISCATAIKLAEKGKKVLLVSTDPASNVGQVFSQSIGNNIKPITWVPNLFAIEIDPQAAAEEYRNKIINPIKESLPEAVIQSITEQLSGACTTEIAAFDEFTGLLTNTEITKQFDYIIFDTAPTGHTIRLLQLPSAWSDFITDNPDGASCLGPMSGLDKQREQYSMAVEALSDKSLTRLVLVARPQSAALREVARTYSELSSLGIRNQQLIVNGVFPETAVTENDKLSHALYSREQAALASMPEALRSLPVDIIYLQNINMVGVDALKQLLSNEMPQIPTITPTKQPISLPTLSELVGEISQQQHGLIMLMGKGGVGKTTIAASIAVKLAEKGLDVHLTTSDPAAHIESTLDGVLPNLQVSRIDPIAETERYRHYVLETKGKDLDAEGRALLEEDLRSPCTEEIAVFQAFSRIIRDAGKRFVVMDTAPTGHTLLLLDATGAYHKEIAKNMGEKGHYLTPMMQLQDPERTKVIITTLAETTPVLEAENLQNDLIRADIHPWAWVINNSLSITETTSPLLLSRAEQEVAQIEKVTSTLAKRVAIVPLLETEPVGISALSQLAE; this is translated from the coding sequence ATGAAATTTTTAGATAACACACCTAATTATTTATTTTTTACTGGAAAAGGTGGTGTGGGTAAAACTTCTATTTCTTGTGCGACCGCAATTAAGTTGGCTGAAAAAGGGAAAAAAGTCTTACTGGTGAGCACTGATCCAGCTTCTAACGTTGGGCAAGTATTCTCTCAATCGATAGGCAACAATATTAAGCCAATAACATGGGTTCCAAATTTATTTGCTATTGAAATAGACCCTCAAGCTGCCGCTGAAGAATATCGAAACAAAATTATTAATCCAATCAAAGAAAGTTTACCTGAAGCGGTAATTCAAAGTATTACGGAACAGCTATCAGGTGCCTGTACCACAGAGATTGCAGCTTTCGATGAATTTACTGGGTTGTTAACCAATACCGAAATTACAAAGCAATTTGACTATATCATTTTTGATACCGCACCAACGGGGCATACCATCCGTTTATTACAACTCCCGAGTGCATGGAGTGATTTTATTACTGATAATCCTGATGGTGCGTCATGTTTAGGGCCAATGTCTGGTCTTGATAAACAACGTGAACAGTACAGCATGGCGGTGGAAGCGTTGAGTGATAAATCACTAACAAGGTTAGTATTAGTTGCACGACCTCAATCAGCGGCATTGAGAGAGGTTGCGAGAACCTATAGCGAGTTGTCATCTCTGGGTATCAGAAATCAGCAATTAATTGTCAATGGTGTTTTCCCTGAAACGGCGGTGACTGAAAATGATAAGTTATCCCATGCGCTCTACTCTCGTGAACAAGCGGCATTAGCATCTATGCCTGAAGCACTACGCTCGTTACCTGTCGATATTATTTATTTACAAAATATCAATATGGTGGGTGTCGATGCACTGAAGCAGTTGTTATCTAATGAGATGCCACAAATTCCAACTATTACCCCGACAAAACAACCTATTTCTTTACCCACCTTGTCAGAACTGGTTGGCGAAATATCTCAGCAACAGCATGGGCTGATTATGTTAATGGGCAAAGGTGGTGTAGGGAAAACAACGATTGCGGCATCAATCGCGGTTAAATTGGCAGAAAAAGGGCTTGATGTACATCTGACTACATCCGATCCAGCCGCGCATATTGAATCAACCCTCGATGGTGTTTTACCGAATCTTCAAGTTAGCCGAATTGACCCTATCGCTGAAACTGAACGTTATCGTCATTATGTCTTAGAAACAAAAGGGAAAGATTTAGATGCAGAGGGGCGCGCATTACTTGAGGAAGATTTGCGCTCTCCTTGTACTGAAGAAATTGCGGTATTCCAGGCTTTTTCTCGCATCATTAGAGACGCGGGTAAACGTTTTGTCGTCATGGATACTGCGCCGACTGGGCATACATTATTACTTCTGGATGCAACAGGGGCATACCATAAAGAAATTGCTAAGAATATGGGTGAAAAAGGCCACTATTTAACGCCGATGATGCAATTACAAGATCCTGAACGCACCAAAGTCATTATTACGACACTCGCTGAAACAACGCCTGTGCTTGAGGCGGAAAATTTGCAAAATGATTTAATACGGGCAGACATACATCCGTGGGCGTGGGTAATCAATAACAGTCTATCTATCACGGAAACAACCTCACCATTGTTACTTTCAAGAGCAGAACAGGAAGTCGCTCAGATTGAAAAGGTGACATCAACATTGGCAAAACGTGTTGCTATTGTTCCTTTGCTTGAAACAGAGCCTGTGGGGATATCTGCATTAAGTCAGCTCGCAGAATAA
- a CDS encoding ABC transporter ATP-binding protein, translating into MYRALWEQLCPYRFTLLFALILQAIAGLCSLIPLIAISQVAAAPVHQYYEWVVIASIGGVSWLICQTLALYLTHQTDNHLCYHVRLQLIDKIEKLPLNHFTQHGRDGLLQIADRDVRGLHQLTAHAPADITKLIIVPTAATLILLWQNVLLTLFCLMPLIASIFLFRQMRSVRYQALYTSRNQAMGLLYEQYAELADNPLQARQYPNQSIQKKASQALSQFEIAFHRWISKIGALSSLTQVGISSTLLSLWVIVGVSLLPEPVPLAQVILFILLISSIAAPVAAMGHGADALNLAVNASERIHQLLAEPDMHYGEKDVSTSQGELKLVQVDVKIGNNPILSNINITVAPNEFMAIVGASGAGKSILLQLMARFLDPTVGNVLFNSVPLPQLSLTSLNRTVSIVMQNTPPLPCSVRENLQLFAPNATEDEMYRYLDALNLLSIVKQQPKGLDAVIEQDMQLSGGEAQRLAIARALLSPAPLLLLDEPTSALDPQNAQRVLNLLHTEPRTCVLITHDLSGLGLVDRVLLLDSGKLIAQGSHQQLSMQSEPYQQLLRALEDDCA; encoded by the coding sequence ATGTACCGCGCACTTTGGGAACAACTTTGTCCCTATCGCTTCACATTATTATTTGCACTTATTTTACAAGCTATTGCAGGCCTCTGTTCACTCATTCCATTAATAGCAATTAGCCAAGTTGCTGCCGCACCCGTTCATCAATATTATGAGTGGGTCGTTATTGCGTCCATTGGTGGTGTAAGTTGGCTAATTTGCCAAACTCTTGCTTTGTATTTAACACATCAAACGGATAACCACCTCTGCTACCACGTTAGACTACAACTTATTGATAAAATAGAAAAACTCCCACTAAATCACTTTACCCAACACGGTAGAGATGGTTTATTGCAAATAGCGGATCGTGATGTGCGTGGGTTGCATCAATTAACCGCTCACGCCCCCGCAGATATCACAAAACTAATTATCGTCCCCACAGCAGCCACTCTTATTCTATTATGGCAAAATGTACTGCTCACCCTTTTTTGCTTAATGCCATTAATTGCCTCTATTTTTTTATTTAGACAAATGCGTTCTGTACGCTATCAGGCACTCTACACCTCACGTAATCAGGCGATGGGCTTGCTATATGAACAATACGCGGAACTCGCAGATAACCCCCTACAAGCTAGGCAATACCCCAACCAATCAATTCAAAAAAAAGCATCACAAGCTTTATCTCAATTTGAAATCGCCTTTCATCGATGGATAAGCAAAATAGGCGCCTTGAGCTCACTGACCCAAGTCGGTATCAGCAGCACATTGCTTTCATTATGGGTTATTGTAGGGGTTTCATTACTACCTGAGCCCGTGCCTCTTGCTCAAGTGATTTTATTCATTCTATTAATTAGCAGTATCGCTGCACCTGTTGCAGCAATGGGGCATGGCGCAGACGCCTTAAACCTTGCTGTCAATGCATCAGAGCGTATTCACCAACTTCTCGCTGAACCAGATATGCATTACGGAGAAAAAGACGTTAGCACGTCCCAAGGTGAGCTCAAACTTGTTCAAGTTGACGTTAAAATAGGTAATAACCCAATATTATCGAATATTAACATCACCGTTGCTCCCAACGAATTTATGGCTATAGTCGGGGCATCAGGTGCGGGGAAGAGTATTTTATTACAGCTTATGGCGCGCTTTTTAGACCCAACAGTAGGAAATGTGCTCTTTAACTCGGTTCCATTACCACAGCTATCATTAACCAGTTTGAACCGTACGGTTTCCATCGTCATGCAAAACACCCCGCCCTTACCTTGTTCTGTACGTGAAAATCTACAGTTGTTTGCCCCAAATGCCACTGAAGATGAAATGTACCGTTATCTTGATGCTCTCAACTTATTATCGATTGTGAAACAACAACCTAAAGGGCTGGATGCCGTAATAGAACAAGATATGCAGCTGTCCGGTGGGGAAGCTCAACGCCTTGCCATTGCACGTGCGCTGCTATCACCAGCGCCTTTATTACTGCTTGATGAGCCAACATCCGCGCTTGACCCACAAAATGCACAACGGGTTCTGAATTTATTGCATACCGAACCACGAACCTGTGTATTAATTACCCATGACTTAAGTGGCTTGGGTCTAGTAGATCGCGTATTGCTGTTAGACAGCGGGAAATTAATCGCACAAGGCTCGCATCAACAACTTTCAATGCAGTCAGAACCCTATCAGCAACTTTTACGCGCTCTGGAGGATGACTGTGCTTAA
- the arsC gene encoding glutaredoxin-dependent arsenate reductase yields the protein MNEITIYHNPNCGTSRNTLAMIRNSGVEPTIIYYLETPPTKDMLVQLIADMNITVRALLRKNVEPYEQLALENDIYTDDQLIDFMLQYPILINRPIVVTPIGTKLCRPSEVVLDILPHPQQREFIKEDGEVIVDKQGIRVK from the coding sequence ATGAATGAAATTACCATTTATCACAATCCAAATTGTGGCACTTCACGCAATACGCTTGCTATGATCCGCAATAGCGGCGTTGAGCCAACGATTATTTATTATTTAGAAACACCGCCGACTAAAGATATGTTAGTACAACTTATTGCTGATATGAATATCACGGTAAGGGCGTTACTACGAAAAAATGTTGAACCGTATGAACAATTAGCTTTAGAAAATGATATTTATACCGATGACCAACTGATTGATTTTATGTTGCAGTACCCAATACTGATTAATAGACCCATTGTTGTTACGCCAATAGGAACTAAACTTTGCCGACCTTCAGAAGTCGTATTGGATATATTACCTCATCCGCAACAACGTGAATTTATCAAAGAAGATGGTGAGGTTATTGTTGATAAACAAGGCATTAGAGTAAAGTAA
- a CDS encoding universal stress protein, with the protein MTADIIQKTCVIGCIDRSPSAIAVCHASTWIAQTLKLPLTLLHMNEKISTSAHHDLSGVIGFDTRETLLNELVDIEEKRARLTREEGRQLLMSAKEITQDLGLLDVNTLQRQGALAEVLNQDDTHIVVLGRRGEQSELTGHIGRQLEGIIRLQKNSVLICKQNFTPPKKMMIAFDGSEEGERVIHRLTQVKLLAGSDCYLVMHGNQDSQLKKAQNRLHQADIKVKANLLEGADSIVDELCNFAVQHHIDLIIMGAFGHSRVKQFFTGSHTTEMIHKTPVSLLIIR; encoded by the coding sequence ATGACAGCAGATATCATTCAAAAAACTTGCGTAATTGGGTGTATTGACCGTTCGCCCTCGGCGATTGCCGTTTGTCACGCAAGTACTTGGATAGCTCAAACACTCAAACTTCCGCTGACACTGTTACACATGAATGAAAAAATCTCGACATCAGCACACCATGATTTAAGTGGGGTCATTGGATTTGATACCCGAGAAACTTTATTGAATGAACTCGTGGATATTGAGGAAAAGCGGGCGCGTTTAACCCGTGAGGAAGGCCGACAATTATTGATGAGTGCAAAAGAAATCACTCAAGATTTAGGTCTTCTTGATGTTAATACACTTCAGCGGCAAGGAGCTTTAGCCGAAGTGCTAAATCAAGATGATACGCATATTGTTGTACTCGGTCGTCGAGGCGAGCAATCTGAATTAACGGGGCATATTGGCCGTCAACTCGAAGGCATTATTCGTCTTCAAAAAAACTCAGTGCTTATCTGTAAGCAAAATTTTACCCCACCAAAAAAGATGATGATTGCGTTTGATGGAAGTGAGGAAGGTGAACGCGTCATTCATCGGTTAACACAAGTGAAATTATTAGCCGGTAGTGATTGCTATCTGGTAATGCACGGTAACCAAGACAGTCAACTCAAAAAAGCACAAAACCGACTTCATCAAGCCGACATTAAGGTGAAAGCCAATTTACTTGAGGGTGCCGATAGCATCGTTGATGAATTGTGTAACTTTGCAGTACAACACCATATTGATTTGATCATCATGGGGGCTTTTGGTCATTCGCGAGTGAAGCAATTTTTTACCGGAAGTCATACGACAGAGATGATACATAAAACGCCCGTGTCATTACTCATCATTCGTTAG